The DNA sequence AGCGCCGCGTCGGCGACCTCGCCCGGATCCATCATCACGCCGAAGCGGCGGGCGCGGTCCATGTCGACGACGGTCGGGTCGTAGAGGCCGGTGTCGGTGGCGCCGGGGGCGAGCGTGGTGACGGTGACGCCGTAGGGCGCGAGCTCGGAGCGCAGCGCCGCCGCGAAGGTGCGGAGATACGTCTTGGTGCCGCCGTAGTAGGCGATGCCGGGGAACGCGCGCCACGCGGAGATGCTCGACGTCAGCATGATGCGGCCCCGCCGCCGCGCCCGCATGTCGCGCGCGAAGAGCGTGCACAGGAGCGACGGCGTGACGACATGCAGCTGGAGCATCACGTTCGCCTTCGCGGGCTCGGCGTCGGCCACCTCGCCGAAGAAGAACATGCCGGCGTTCACGACCAGCACGTCGACGTCGACGCCGAGCGCGCACACCGCGGCGTGCAGCTCGCCGGCGGACTCGGGGCGCGCGAGGTCGCAGACGACGGGGTGCACGAGCGTCCCGTGCGCGACGAAGATCTCGCCGGCGATCGCGTCGAGGCGCTCGCGGTTCTCGCTGACGAGGACGAGCGCGTAGTCGCCGCGCGCGGCGAGGCGGCGCGCGATCTCGCGCCCGATGCCGGAGCACGCGCCGGTGACGACGGCGCAGAGCGGCGGTGCCACCCTGGATGCCTCCGCGCTACTCGTAGAGTTTGACGACCTTCACCTTGCCGGGGAAGGCCTGCACGCAGAGGTCGCAGAGCGTGCACTCGTCGAGGTTCTCGTCGACCATGCGGAGGCTGCCGTCCTCCTTCTGGGCGAAGATGTTCACCGGACATACCTCGGTGAGCTTCTTGGCGACCGCGGCATCCTTCGATGCTGCCGCGTCCACCTGGACATCGATGAACATGCCGTTCGGCATCGCGCCGTCCTCAGTGCCCCGCCTTGGCGAGACGCTCTTTCACGAGCCCCGGGATGTCCTCGATGCGCTCGGCGACCGAGATCCCGGCGGCGTACATGCGCTCGATCTTGTCGGCGGTGGTGTCGGCCTTGCCCTCGACGATCGTGCCGGCGTGGCCGAAGCGCATGCCGGGCATCTCGTCCATGAAGCGACCGGCCATGAAGGCGATGATCGGCAAGCGTGACTTGTGCTCGCGCACCCAATCGGCGAGCTCGGCTTCCATGCGGCCGCCGGGCTCGGAGTAGATGGCGATCGCCTTGGTCTCGGGATCGGCCTCGAAGAGCGGCATGAGCTCGGCATAGGTCGAGCCGATGATGGCGTCGCCGCCGATCGACACGCAGGTCGACTGGCCGAGAGCCGCCGCCGAGAGGGTGTTGGCGATCTCGGTCGTCATGCCGCCGGAGCGCGACATGATCCCGATCGGGCCCTTCTTGAACGCGCGCCGGACGTTCACCGCCGGGCCGCCGAGGCCGCCCATCTTGGCTTCGTCGGGCGAGAGCACGCCGAGGCAGTTCGGGCCGATGATGCGGGCGCCGCGGAGCTTCGCGAGCTCGACCATCTGCGCCACGTCGGCGCGGGGAATGCGCTCGGTGACGATGACGATCAGCTTCACCCCCGCCTCGATGGCCTCGAAGACGGCGTCCTTGGTGAACTTCGGCGGCACGGTCACGATCGAGCCGTCGACGGGCTGCTTCGCGGTGATGTCGCGCACGCAGTCGTAGACCGGAACGCCATAGACGTCGCGCCCCGCCCGGCCCGGGGTCACGCCGCCGACGATCCTGGTGCCGTAGTCGAGGCCTTCGCGGGTCAGGTTCACGGCCTCGCGGCCGGTGATGCCCTGGATGATGACGGTGGTGTCCTTGTTGATGAGGATCGACATACGGTGGCCCGGGGGCCGCGGCGCGGCCGGGTTGAAGTACATGCCGCCCCCGCGACCGTCAAGCCGCGCGGCCGCGCGTGTCGCCGTCGCCGGAGCCGCGCGGCCGCACGCGCTCCCGGATCGCGCCGCGCCTTGACGTCGCACGATGCGGCGTGCCATGGCACGCTACCGTAGTGCCGTAGTCCACAAGCTCAGTGCCGTAGTCCCCAACCTTTCGAACACCCACACAGGAGGAGTCCAGCCCATGAAGCTCGCCCCATTTGCCGCGATCGCGCTCGGTGCGCTGATCGCCGCGCCTCTCGTCCACGCCGCCGACCAGACGATTCTCGGTTCCGGTTTCCAGGCAAAGAATCCGGCCAGCCCCGACAAGCGCAAGGTGCAGGTGAAGGCCAAGGAGAAGGGCAGCCCGAACACCATCGTCGGCAACCCCGCCGTGAACGGAGCGACCCTCACGATCAGCGCCAACGGCACGACTCCGAGCCAGCAGGTCTTCAATCTGCCCCAGGGCACGAACGCGGCCGGCAAGCCGTTCTGGAGCGGCGACGCCGTGAAGGGCTTCAAGTACAGCGACTCGAAGGGCGAGCAGAGCCCGGTCAAGAAGGTGCAACTGAAAGCGAAAAACGGCGTGTTCTCGCTCCAGGCCCAGGCGAGCGGCAAGATCCAGCCCTTGAACGTGACGCCGCCCAACATCGGCTCCGACGCCTGCGCGCTCCTCGCGATCGGCGGGGGCGGCGACTCCTACAGCGTGAAGTTCGCGGCCGGCGACGGCACCATCATCAACAAGACCACCAAGGAGTACTCGCACAAGAAGGTGGCGACGGAGGGCACCTGCGTCCCGACGCCGACCTGCAGCGACGGCATCCAGAACCAGGGAGAGAGCGACGTCGACTGCGGCGGATTGAACTGTCCGGCGTGCCCGCCCGGCGACAGCTGTGTCACCCACACTGACTGCACGAGCGGCGTCTGTTCCTCCGGCCTCTGCCAGGCGCCGACCTGCTCCGACGGCGTCCAGAACCAGGGAGAAACCGGCGTCGACTGCGGCGGGCCGTGCTCGGGCTGCGGCATCGGCGGATCCTGCGTCGCCAACGGCGATTGCCAGAGCGGCTTCTGCACGGGCGGGCTCTGCAAATGCCCCAACCAGGCCTACACGTTCACGGTGAACAGCAACGTGGGTGGCCCCTTCGACTCGGCCGAGTGGCCGGGCGGCACGGCGAACCAGTCGGCCGTGCCCGGTTGTAGCGTCACGATCAACCGCCCGAACAACAACATCGACTTGACCTGTTCGCTCGCAGCGCCGTTCTCGATCAACGCCTTCTCCGGCTACTCCAACTGCTTCGGGAACGGGGGCGAGGACGGCGACGGCTGCCAGCCGGTCTCGTGTCCGCCCTTGGGTATCGGCTCGTGCTGCAACACGCGGCCGTCGTGCTCGGCGGCGCTGAACGGCTCGGGATCCGCGCAATACTTCGTGCAGTGCCTGCAGTAACGCGCGGGCGGGTCGCCTGACTCGCTCCCGTGAAGCCGGCCCGCCCCGTTCGCTCGGGGCGGGCCGTTTCTTTTCCTGGCTCGGCGGCGGCGACGCGGCCGTGCGCCTGGCGCAAGTCGCCGCCTTCGAGCGCATCGTCGTGCTCGTGATCGCCGCCGAGTACTGGTGTCGGGGCCTCGCGCGCTGGCAGGATCTCTCGCCGGCCTACGTCGCGAGCCTCGGCGCCGCGACGCTGCTCTGCCTCGCCGCGCTCCTCACGCGCTGGCGCCGGCCGGCGCTCCTCGTGCTCGGCCTCGTCCACGCCTTCGTCGTGTGGCGCGAATTCCCGGCGGCCGGAAACCACGCCTATCTCGAGGTGATGCTCTGCCTGCTCGGCGCCTTCCTCGACCCGCGCGACGAGGTGGAGCGTACGCTGTACGTCGCGACGGCGCGCTGGCTCGCGGTCGTGATCTTCTTCTTCTCGGGCGTGCAGAAGCTCGCTCACGGCTACTACTTCCACGCCGAGTACTTCGGGTTCTCGCTCTGGATCGAGTCGTTCCGCACGCTCTTCCGCTGGCTCCTGCCGGCCGACGAGTACGCCCGCCTCACCGCCTTCACGGGCGCGCCCGGGGACGGGCCGTATTTCGTGCGGAGCCCGCTCGTCGTCGCCGTCTCGAACCTCACGTGGATCGCCGAGATCGCGCTCCCCGCGGCGCTTCTCTGGCGGCCGACGCGCCCGTTCGCCGTGGCGGCGGCGGTCGCGCTCATCTTCGCGATCGAGCTCGCGGCGCGGGAGGTGTTCTTCGGGCTCCTCTACGTCAACCTGATCCTGCTCTTTCTCGAGAGCGACCTGCACCAGCGGCTCGTCGCGCCGGTCGCGCTCGTGCTGGCGTCCCTCGTGGCGGTGCGCGCGGGCTGGCTCCCCGCGCTGGTGTTCTACTGATGCCGGCGCGCGCCAAGGCCGCGATCCTCGGCGCCGCGCTCGTCGCGCTCACCCTCTGGCCGCTCGCGCACATCGGCCTCGTGCGCCGCTACGACGTGAACCCGTGGAAGCTCGCGGGCTGGGGCATGTACTCGGCGCCGCGCTCGCGCTCGCTTGGCATGGAGGTGTTCGGCCGGCCGCGCGGCGGCGGGCCGCTCGCGCACATGGCCGAGCCGCCGCCCACCGTGCGCGACGAGGCGAGCCGCTATCTCGAGCGCCATCGCTGGCTCCGGCGGCTGGCCCGCCCGGCGGCGCTCGCCGCCGCGGTCGCCGCCGCCGAGCCCGGCTGGGACGAGATCACGATCGCCGTCTTCGAGCCCGAGCTCGACCGCACGAGCGGCATGATCGTCCTGCGCGCGCTCGTGCACCGCTACACGCGCGACGTCCGCGGCGTCGCGTACGCCGGCGAGGTCGACCCGTGGCGCGCGGGCCTGCCGCCGCCGTTGCTCCTACAACTCACGCCCTCGCGCTGATCGCGCACCGCCACGCGCGCCGGCCGCTCAGGGCGCGGGCGCGCAGTACGTCATCGCCTTCTCGCGCCCGCCCACCCGCGCGGGAGGCGCGCCGTTCACGAGCAGCTCGCGTTGCCGTCGTCGCCGTCGTCGAAGAGGTCGCAGTCGCGCGTGAGGCCGTCGGCGGCGTTCAAGAGAGCGCAGACGCGGCAGCGGATGCGCCCGTCGAAGCACACGCGGAACGCGCCGGCGTCGCCGGTACCGCAGCCGGGAAACGCCGCGTCGAGCGCGACCGCGCCCGCGACGCACTTCGACTCGACGACGCTCGCGACGTACGCGGCGCAGCGCTTGGCGATCGTGCCGCCGCTCGGGTCGGGCTGCTCGGCGCCGGTGCCGAGGCACGCATCCCGGAGCTCGGCCGCCGTCCGTACGAAACCGCGCTTCAACCCCTCCTTCTTGCAGCGATTGAAACCGGAGAGGCGCGCGTCGACGCAGCCCCGCATCGCCTTCAGCACGGCGCCCTGGCACGCGCGGACGTTCGCCGTCGCGACGAAGGCGCTCTCGGGCGTCGGCCCGAAGAGATCGCCGACCACCGCACCGCACGCGGCGACCGTGAGCGCGGGCGGTGCCGTGATGCTCGGCGGCCCGAACGTCGGGGGTACACCGCCGCACTCCCGGTCGGCCTTGAGGAGCGCCTGCGCAACCGCTTTCGGTGCGAGCGCCGCCGCACAATCGGCGACGCTCTGCGGGCCGAGAAGGCCGTCGGCGGCGTAGCCGGCGCAGGCGCGCAGCTGCTTGCTCGTCGCGAGCGCGACCTTGCGGACGCCGGCGTTCACCGCCTGGATGCATGCGCTGTCGGCCGGCGTCGCGAATTGCGCTCCGGCCGGCGCCGGCATGCCGAGCGCCAGCACGCCCGCGACGATGAGCTTCAGGGATTGCACTGCACGAAGTAGCGCGCGCTGCCCGAGCCGTTGAGCGCCGCGGAGCACGACGGCCGCGTATCGCAGCACGAGCCGATGCCGGCCGGCGGGCACGAGACCGGCTGGCAGCCGTCGCCGTCCTCGCCGCCGGTCCCGAAGCAGCTCGAGTAGCCGACGGCGGAGTTCACGGAGAAGTGGTTCGAGAGGCTGCACACGAGGTCGATGTTGCCGCCCGGACGGTTGATGGTGACGCTGCAGCCGGGTGCCCCCGCGAGGCTCGCGGTGCCGCCCGGCCACTCGGCCGAGTCGAAGGGGCCGCCCGAGTTGCTGTTCATGGTGAAGGTGAAGGTCTGGCTCGGGCACTTGCAGAGTCCGCTCGTGCAGAAGTTCGAGACGCAGTCGCCGGCGATCAGACAGTGCTGGTTCACGGCGCAGTCCGGACACGCCGCGCCGCCGCAGTCCAGATCGGTCTCGGCGCCGTTCTCCACGCCGTCGACGCAGGTCGGCGCCTGGCAGAGCTCGTCGAAGCAGACGCCGCTCTGGCAGTCGGCGCCGGAGAGGCAGGCGTCGCCGGTGCCGCAGTCGGCGCACGCCGGACCGCCGCAATCGACGTCGGTCTCGCCGCCGTTCTTCACGCCGTCGGTGCAGCTCGGCGCCTGGCAGACGTTCGCGACACAGACGCCGGAGCCGCAATCGCCCGGGACGAGACAGCCGCCGCCGTTCGCGCAATCGGGGCACGCGGGGCCGCCGCAGTCGACGTCGGTCTCGGCGCCGTTGTCGACGCCGTCGGTGCACGCCGGCGCCTGGCACGTGCCGCTCGTGCAGACGCCGCTCTGGCAATCCGCCGCGACGCCGCACGCGTCGCCGTCGCCGCAGGGCGCGCACGGGCCGCCGCAATCGACGTCGGTCTCCATGCCGTTCGGAACGCCGTCGGCGCAACTCGGGGCCTGGCAGACGTTGCCGGCGCAGACGCCGCTCTGGCAGTCGCCGCCGCTCGCGCAGCCCTCGCCGTCGGCGCAGCCGGGACACGTCCAGCCGCAGTCGACGCCGGTCTCGTTGCCGTTTTCGATGCCGTCGTTGCAGGCCGCGGCCTGGCAGACGTTCCCGGCGCAGACCTGGGTCGTGCAGTCGCTCGCCGCCGCGCAACCCTGGCCGGGATCGCACGCCGGGCATGCGCCGCCGCCGCAGTCGACGCCCGTCTCGCCGCCGTTCCCGATGCCATCGCTGCAGCTCGGCGCCTGGCAAACGCCGGCGCCGCAGACCCCGCTCGTACAGTCGCCGTTGCCGTCGCAGTCCTCGCCGTCGGCGCAACCGCCGCAGGCCGAGCCGCCACAGTCGACGTCGCTTTCGTCACCGTTCTGCTGACCGTCGGTGCAGCTGGCTGGGGCACAGACCCCGGCCGTGCAGATGCCGGAGAGGCAATCGCTGGCGCTCGCGCAGCCCGAGCCATCGCCGCAGGCGCCGCACGCGCCGCCGCCACAGTCGACGCCGGTCTCGCCCCCGTTCCGCACGCCATCGGTGCAGCTCGGGCACGCAGTCGGAACGCCGCGCTTCGCCTTCAGCCGATAGCCGCTCGACGTCACCTGGTGGTCGACGACGCTGCCCGCCGAGACCGCGTACTTGGTGCAGAAGCGGGCGGTCGCCGGCCCGGCGGCGTTCTCGAGGGTGAAGACGACGAGGATGCCGCCCACACCGGGCGCCTGCGAAAGGTCGATGCCGCCGAGACCCTTGGCGGAGAGCTGCGCCAACTTGCCCGCCTTCACCATGGCGGCGTTCACGACGGTCGGACCGGCGGGCGCGATCTTGTTCTTATACTTCGCCTGCGACGGCGTGACGCTCGCCCAGGGCGGAGGAGCCGTGAGCACGCTCCTGTTGCCCGGCGCGTCGACGTAGAAGACCTCGAGCCTCCCCGTCAGCTGCGCCGGCGTCGCCGCCGGACCGAGGTGCACGTCGACGCCCTTCTGCACCGACTTCACCCGCGCCGTCGCCGAAAAGAGCTTCTGCTGGAGCTGGAGCGACGTGCCGGACACGCCGACGTCGGAGGCCGACGCCGCGGCCGGAAGCGCGGCGATCGCGAGCGCCGCGAGCAGCGGAGCGAACGAGCGATGCATGCGGAGCCTCCTCATTGCAGACACTGGACGAAGTAGCGGGCGCTCCCCGAACCGTTGAGCGCCGCCGAGCACGACGGCCGGCCGCTGCAGCACGACGGCACGCCGGCCGGCGGGCACGAGTCGGCCTGGCAGCCGTCGCCGTCCTCGCCGCCCGCGCCGAAGCAGTTGGCGTAGCCGTGCCACCCCTGCACCGAGAACGGCGACGCGAGCGTGCAGGCGAGGTCGATATTGTTGCCCGGCCGGTTGATGGTGACGTCGCAGCCGGGCGACGCGGCCTGGCTCGCGGTTCCACCCGGCCACTCGGCCGAGTCGAAGACGCCGCCGGTGTTGCTGGCGATGCTGAAGGTGAAGAGGCGGTCGCCGCAGGTGCAGTGCGCGCCGTGGCAGGAGGTCGAGGTGCAATCGGCGTTCTGCCCGCACACCTTGCCGAGCCCGCAGGTCGAGCACGTCCCGCCGCCGCAGTCGACGTCGGTCTCGATGCCGTTCTTCACGCCGTCGGTACAGGTCGGCGCCTGGCACACGCTCCCCGCGCAGACGCCGCTCTGACAATCCGCCGCGCCGTTGCAGCCGCCGCCGGTGTCGCACGGGAGGCAACGGCCACCGCCGCAATCGATCCCGGTTTCGGCGCCGTTCTCGACGGTGTCGGCGCAGTTCGGGACGCGGCAGAAGCCGTTCGTGCAGACGCCGCTCGGGCACTCCGAGCCAACCGAGCAGGTCGGCTGGCAGAGGCCGCCCGAGCAGCCGCCAACGGCGCAATCGGTATGGAGGAAGCACCCCGACCCGACCGGACACCCGGAGCATCCACCGCCGCCGCAGTCGATCGCCGTCTCACCGCCGTTCTTCACGCCGTCGGCGCACGTCGGGGGCTGACAGGCGCCGTCGAAGCAGACGCCGCTGATGCAGGTCGCGCCCGAGGTGCAGGCGGACTCGAGGTTCGCGAAGATCGAATAGTATTGCCCGACGCGCGAGACCTCGACGCCGGTCAGGCTCAGGCCGAAGAACTGCGGCAGCGGGAACGCTTGTAGCGCCCCCGCGAGATCGGGGAGGAAGCCAGCCAGGACCGACGGCAGGAACGACTGCAGCGTGACCTCGTTGATACCGAGCGGGTTCGCGAGGAGCGCGATCGTCACGTCCTCGGGCGCCGGCGGCTCAAGCACGAAGCCGATGCCGCCCGGCTGGAACGCGAGCTGGAGGCCGACCCGCGCGTCGGCGGCGAGCGCCAGGTGCACCGTCTCGGTCGGGAGCCCGATGTTCTGCACGAACTCGGCGCGGATGTGCGCCATGCGGATCTCGCCGAGCTCGCCGGCGGGGCCGGCGTTGCCGGTCAGGATCGGCGCCAGCGTCGGCGCGATGCGGATCGCGATCGGCGTCGCGGGCGGCAGCACCCCGAGCTCGGGGAAGATCGCCGCGAAGAGCCCGGCCGTGAGCTGCACCGGGCCGGCGCCGAGGTCGATCTCGGTGATCGTGCTCTGGAGGAGGCCGTTCTCGATCTGGCCCCGCAGCAGCTGGTTGAAGCCGGAGGTCGAGATCGCGAAGCCGATGCCGTAGGGCAGGCTCTGGACCGGCGTCCCGTTCGGGAAGGTCGGGAACGCCTCGGGCACGTGGAGGCTCGCCGGCAGGATCGGCGCCAGCGGATGCGGCGACGGCGTCGTGGCGCGGATGTTCACGGCCATCGTGACCCCGGTCGGGCTCTCGGTGATGGCGGTGAAGGGCGCATCGAGGTCGATGCCGAGCCCGGCACCGACCGGTCCCGCGATGTCGACGCCCGCGAGCGCAGTCTCGATGGCGCCCGCGATCGGCGTATTCCCGCTCGCGTCCGTCTGATTGAGGAAGCTCTCCATGCCGTCGGCGAAGAGCGCGCCGAGGTCGCCGATCGCGCTCCCGATGAGCGCCTCCTCGAGGTCGCCGAGGAGTCCATCGCAATCGCTCGTATAGGTGAGGCCGGCGATGCCGACGCTGATCGGCGACAGCTGCGTCACGTCGACCTTGGTCGGCTGCGGTACGAGCGGCGCGAGATCGAAGGCGCCGCTGATGGTCGTGGTCGGCACGACGAGGTGGAGCTCGCAGTGGAGCGGGATGCCCGACGCGTTGTCGATGTTCGCCGTGACCCGCAGGTTCTGGAGCTCGAAGACGCCCTGTACCGCACCCGGCGTCGCATCGAGGGCGATGGCCACTCCCCCGAGGCTCGGCGGCGGGGTGCCGCTGATGCTGACGTCGACGGAGCCGAGGCAGAGCGCGCCGAGTGGCGCGTAGCAATAGTCGTCCTTCACGATCGTCCCCGCTGCCATGAAGGTCGCGGGATCGATGTCGAGCAGCGTCGTCGCGACCGGCTCGATCGCGTCGAAGCCGTCGTCCGTGATGCGCATGCCGACGGCGTCGGGCGAGTAGGCGCCGTTGGCGACCGACGCCCCCGCGATCACGACGACGCGGTCGTACGCGATCCGGCCGTCGGAGATGCGCCGCAGCTTCGCGTGGAAGGGGTTGAAGATCGTCGCCGCCGCGAGCGGCAGCGACGTGCTGAACGTGCCGTCCGACTGCAGCGGCACCGCGATGCCGTTGATCTCGAGATCGGCGTTGGCCGGCGTGACGCCGGTCGTGTGACCGCTCACCACCACGTTCGACGCCTGCGAGAAGACCCCGTGGACCGGCGCGTCGATCACCAGCACGAGCGGCTGACAGGCGGGGCAGCTCGGGCCGCCGCAGTCGACGTCGGTCTCACTGCCGTTCTTCACGCCGTCCATGCAGGTCGGCGTCTGGCAGGTGCCGGCGAGGCAGTTGCCGCTGTCGCAATCGTCACCGACCGCGCAGTGGTCGCCGTTCGGACAGAGCTGGCACGCGCCGCCGCCGCAATCGACGTCGGTCTCGGCGCCGTTCCGGATGCCGTCGTCGCACGGGGCCGGGGTGCACGTCCCGTTGGTGCAGAGGCCCGAAAGGCAGTCGCTGCCGGTGGCGCACCCGTCGCCGACCACGCACGCCGGACACGCCGGCCCGCCGCAATCGACGTCGGTCTCGAGGCCGTTGCGCTGGCCGTCGTCGCAGGCGGCGGGCTCGCAGGCGCCGGCGACGCACATGCCGCTCTGGCAGTCGGCGGCGACGCCGCACGCTTGGCCGTCGCCGCACGCGGCGCAGGCGCCGCCGCAGTCGACGTCGGTCTCGCTACCGTTCCGGACGCCGTCGCCGCAGCTCGGGCACGTCGCCGGCACGCCCTTCTTCAAGGAGAGCGTCACCCCCGTCGGCTTCGACTTGTAGACGACGCGGCTGCCGTCGGCCGTCGCGTAGCGCGTGCACATGCGGTGCGTGGAGCCGTCGGAGGCGTTGTGGACGGTGAGGACGGTGATCACGCCGCCCGGGCCGGGCGGTGACGAGAGGTCGATGCCGCCGACGCCCTTCGCCGAGAGCTTCGCGCTCTTCCCGGCGACGATCTTCACGCTGCTCACGGCGGTCGGCCCGGCCGGCGCGAGCTTGTTCTTGTAGGTCGCGACGACGCCCGAGTTGCTGGTCCACGGGGCCGGCAGCGGCAGCGCGCCCTTGTTCTGCGGCGTGTCGGC is a window from the Deltaproteobacteria bacterium genome containing:
- a CDS encoding SDR family NAD(P)-dependent oxidoreductase, encoding MAPPLCAVVTGACSGIGREIARRLAARGDYALVLVSENRERLDAIAGEIFVAHGTLVHPVVCDLARPESAGELHAAVCALGVDVDVLVVNAGMFFFGEVADAEPAKANVMLQLHVVTPSLLCTLFARDMRARRRGRIMLTSSISAWRAFPGIAYYGGTKTYLRTFAAALRSELAPYGVTVTTLAPGATDTGLYDPTVVDMDRARRFGVMMDPGEVADAAL
- a CDS encoding CoA-binding protein: MYFNPAAPRPPGHRMSILINKDTTVIIQGITGREAVNLTREGLDYGTRIVGGVTPGRAGRDVYGVPVYDCVRDITAKQPVDGSIVTVPPKFTKDAVFEAIEAGVKLIVIVTERIPRADVAQMVELAKLRGARIIGPNCLGVLSPDEAKMGGLGGPAVNVRRAFKKGPIGIMSRSGGMTTEIANTLSAAALGQSTCVSIGGDAIIGSTYAELMPLFEADPETKAIAIYSEPGGRMEAELADWVREHKSRLPIIAFMAGRFMDEMPGMRFGHAGTIVEGKADTTADKIERMYAAGISVAERIEDIPGLVKERLAKAGH